The Flavobacterium sp. K5-23 genome segment TTTTTATGGATTGCAATTCAAATTTTTTAGTTTCTGCCTTTGTATTGGCTAATGAAACTTCGTTGCTTTTTGTCCACGCAAAATGTATGGCTTCATCGAGTGTCAAACTCGTTTTCTCTTGTGCTTCTACGGTGGGAATTCCAATAAGGAAGATACCAAAGAATAGGAATTGACTAATTTTCATACTTAGATTATATTTGTTTTTATTGGAATATGGAATTTGTACTCGTTTTTATGATATGTAGCATTACATTTCTGTAGCGCTCACGTCATATACGAGAAGTGCTTTAATTGTTTGTTGAATGTGTTTTGTTAGATTTGTTTTAATGTAATTATTGAATAATTCCTCAGAGTTCAGGTTTAATAAATCAGAGAAATAATCTTTATTCATATGGAAATGAAAAAAAGTACCCAAAATTGTAGGTGTCAATAAAGGGATTGAAATATCTTTTCTAAAAACTCCTTTTTCCTGACCTTCTTTGATAATGGTTTCAAGCGTTTTAAAATTGCTTTTTCTCAACTCATAAAAAGCATTGATATTGATTTCTTCTTTTTTAGTGGCTTTCTCAAAATGTAAGATTCTGTAAATTCCTTTATTGCAATTTATCTTATGGATATAAATCTCAATCAGTTTATTGATTTTATCAATAGGTTCTAGATTTATAGTTAATAAATTATCTATCTGAATCTTTAAATCTTTGGTTCTAAATATTACCAAGGATTCTAGTAATCGCTCCTTTGACCCAAAATAATAGGACACCATAGCGATATTAATTTTCGCTTCTTTTGCTATAGTTCTTATTGATGTACCATCAAATCCTTTCTCAGCAAATAAGTTTTCTGCCACCTGAAGAATTTGAATTTGTTTGTCGTTAAAATCGCTATTGAATGGCATAATTTGAGTTTGTCAGACAAAATTAAACAACTGTTTAAATTAAACGCTTGTTTAATTTTATTTTAACTCAATATTAACAATTTAAAAAAGTGATTATGGGTAAGGGTTTTTGATACTTCGTGAAATTTTTCTATAGTACATTATTACCCAACTTCCAATGACGTTTTGTTGAAAGTAAAAAATTATGTTTCACTAATTTTCTTTTTTGCTTGATCAAAAAAGAAACAAAAAAATCAAGTCTACACTCCCTCGTCGGTCAAATTAGTTTTCGAAGTAGCTTCGCTCTATTCGCCTGCGGCTCGGGTCTAAAAGAAAAGAACTCTCCGCCGCGGCGGATCAAACAGCTTTTCTTTTTACTTATTCTTCAAACATTTGACACTCGACTGCGGAAGCTAAGGACAATTGAACCTCGTGAATTATAGCAATTTTAGTTTGTAATTGAATTCGACTTAAAACCTCAAACGTCATTTTTTTTTAATATACCTCGAATTGACGAATCCTTAAATTTAATGGTATAGTACTAGAACTTTTGAAGGGAGCAAAATATAAGACAAACGTATTTTTCAGAATAACAGTTTGTTAAGCAAATAAATAATGCTTCAATA includes the following:
- a CDS encoding TetR/AcrR family transcriptional regulator, whose translation is MPFNSDFNDKQIQILQVAENLFAEKGFDGTSIRTIAKEAKINIAMVSYYFGSKERLLESLVIFRTKDLKIQIDNLLTINLEPIDKINKLIEIYIHKINCNKGIYRILHFEKATKKEEININAFYELRKSNFKTLETIIKEGQEKGVFRKDISIPLLTPTILGTFFHFHMNKDYFSDLLNLNSEELFNNYIKTNLTKHIQQTIKALLVYDVSATEM